The Sulfurospirillum halorespirans DSM 13726 genome has a window encoding:
- a CDS encoding PAS domain-containing protein → MQKPVPNNKEHTVSADAFLVSKTDTHGKVTYCNEPFIKIVGASEQEILGKPHSIIRHPDMPRIIFKLLWDHVKNKEEIFAYVKNLSFDGGCYWVYANVTASTDQAGNIIGYYSVRRKANPKALEIIKPLYAKLLELEKTGGMDASLAYITDLLTQKGVSYAELSNTLQRL, encoded by the coding sequence ATGCAAAAACCCGTTCCAAATAACAAGGAACATACGGTCAGTGCTGATGCGTTTTTAGTTTCTAAAACCGATACCCATGGCAAAGTCACTTACTGCAATGAACCTTTCATCAAAATCGTAGGTGCGAGCGAGCAAGAAATTCTTGGTAAACCTCACAGTATTATTCGTCATCCTGACATGCCTCGCATTATTTTTAAACTCTTATGGGATCATGTCAAAAATAAAGAGGAGATTTTTGCGTATGTTAAAAATCTCAGTTTTGATGGAGGCTGTTACTGGGTGTATGCCAATGTCACCGCTTCAACCGATCAAGCAGGCAACATTATCGGCTACTACTCCGTCAGGCGCAAAGCCAATCCTAAAGCGTTAGAGATTATTAAACCCTTGTACGCCAAATTACTCGAACTGGAAAAAACAGGCGGAATGGACGCTTCACTAGCGTACATTACCGACCTACTCACTCAAAAAGGAGTCAGCTATGCAGAGCTTTCTAACACGCTTCAACGACTCTAA
- a CDS encoding tetratricopeptide repeat protein, which translates to MKSILIFLLASVQLFALEIVLNSGKESRVNYAILHVMDAKPFLCQTIPDVLDKKHYICTINRPIDKPIESKKMKLAELDFYEKEGLFYVTIEPKVDSKLIPVEESLYTTSEVLTKPKEKLYAHWTILLQEKPLYEEKSVQDGIDFPVEFPKYQKPYIGALDLNGAPISYAQSKDIGLYLEIKQAYESGYYDSVVKDVKRVLTLFPNSIFRSELELYQMRAMDKILSAKGEDKSDNLAFNENDIITVGKRWTKEFASDENIPEVLMLMTKAYIKSGSKSDTNYFIDILISEHPDSLFTKRAILLYADNLFLKKEKDKAMKLYLDVLFSAQDLDIASEAAIRLSDHQMDAGKMKEAKEYLLKVLNVNAQFLLKDKEASYKLARRLFEHRLYDLAAKITDLLLENSSKREANRELLLKESGDWHAKANEVEAAHARYQEYLNDYKNSGDYVQEVTESLDELFFKLNENNETKLANYYDKLIEKYNNEIGQKALLEKAKLLLKQQRFEEVLTLQKELERVPDRFDIKPEELVYESAKALALQQLQKDECLTVVNLIEMYKLQITESEHEEKLFQCFMRVSRFDRAREISTTHLKDSALASRYHWSQKEVQALFKMGKYQEALAFKEDLKTLSFSLREKIGLETIRDLFFSLVKLKNLEGAASLAESIKILYPEEASNLDIYYEIVKMASDAKNDLLLVTYAEASLEMQKKFKSTALSPTLEFSYMDALKRLGRDEEALRIAESLLPQNLTPKDRIRLFYQAGELSLKLQNTVKAKSYFTQCVAINDNSSWKNICQQNLDLMP; encoded by the coding sequence ATGAAATCTATTTTAATCTTCCTTTTAGCATCGGTACAACTCTTCGCTTTGGAGATTGTTTTAAACAGTGGAAAAGAGAGTAGGGTGAATTATGCCATCTTACATGTAATGGATGCAAAGCCCTTTTTATGCCAAACAATCCCTGATGTCCTCGATAAAAAACACTACATTTGTACGATCAATCGACCCATTGATAAACCCATAGAATCTAAGAAAATGAAGCTCGCGGAGCTTGATTTCTATGAAAAAGAGGGTCTGTTTTATGTCACGATTGAGCCTAAAGTCGATTCAAAACTGATCCCTGTGGAAGAGAGTCTTTATACGACCAGTGAGGTTTTAACGAAGCCTAAAGAGAAGCTTTATGCCCACTGGACGATTCTTTTGCAAGAAAAACCACTTTATGAAGAGAAGAGTGTTCAAGATGGGATTGACTTTCCTGTTGAATTTCCAAAATATCAAAAGCCTTACATCGGTGCACTTGATCTTAATGGTGCTCCGATTTCATACGCGCAAAGCAAAGATATAGGGCTCTATTTAGAGATTAAGCAGGCGTATGAGAGCGGTTATTATGATAGTGTGGTTAAAGATGTCAAACGTGTTTTAACGCTTTTCCCTAACTCGATTTTTAGAAGTGAATTGGAACTGTATCAGATGCGCGCCATGGATAAAATCTTGAGCGCGAAAGGCGAAGACAAATCCGATAATCTCGCTTTCAATGAAAATGACATTATCACTGTGGGTAAGCGGTGGACAAAAGAGTTTGCCAGTGATGAGAATATCCCCGAAGTTTTAATGTTGATGACCAAAGCGTATATCAAAAGTGGTTCCAAATCGGATACCAATTATTTCATTGATATTTTAATCAGCGAACATCCCGATAGTCTTTTTACCAAACGTGCCATCTTGCTCTATGCCGATAACCTTTTCCTTAAAAAAGAGAAAGATAAGGCGATGAAACTCTACCTCGATGTTCTCTTTAGCGCGCAAGATTTGGACATCGCGTCTGAAGCAGCGATTCGTTTGAGTGATCATCAGATGGATGCAGGTAAGATGAAAGAGGCTAAAGAGTATCTGCTTAAAGTGCTCAATGTCAACGCGCAATTTCTTCTTAAAGACAAGGAAGCCAGTTACAAGTTAGCACGAAGACTTTTTGAACATCGTCTGTATGACTTAGCGGCTAAGATTACCGATTTGCTCCTAGAAAATTCCTCTAAACGAGAGGCTAATCGAGAGCTGTTGCTTAAAGAGAGCGGCGATTGGCATGCCAAAGCCAATGAAGTAGAAGCGGCACATGCACGCTATCAAGAGTATTTAAATGATTATAAAAATAGTGGTGATTATGTTCAAGAAGTGACTGAGAGTTTGGATGAACTCTTTTTTAAACTGAACGAAAACAATGAGACAAAACTTGCCAATTACTATGATAAATTGATTGAGAAATACAACAATGAAATTGGGCAAAAAGCACTGCTTGAAAAAGCAAAATTATTGCTCAAACAGCAACGATTTGAAGAAGTTTTAACCCTTCAAAAAGAGCTTGAGCGAGTACCCGATCGTTTTGATATTAAGCCTGAAGAGTTGGTCTATGAATCGGCAAAAGCTTTAGCATTGCAACAACTTCAAAAAGATGAATGCCTCACTGTGGTCAATCTCATTGAAATGTATAAACTCCAAATTACTGAGTCTGAACACGAAGAGAAACTTTTTCAATGTTTTATGCGTGTATCGCGCTTTGATCGTGCCAGAGAGATTTCAACAACACATCTTAAAGACAGCGCTCTTGCAAGTAGGTACCACTGGTCACAAAAAGAGGTACAAGCACTCTTTAAAATGGGAAAATACCAAGAAGCCTTAGCATTTAAAGAAGATCTGAAAACCCTCTCTTTTTCACTCAGGGAAAAAATCGGACTAGAGACGATTCGTGATCTTTTCTTCTCGTTGGTCAAACTTAAAAACCTTGAAGGTGCAGCTTCGTTGGCGGAGAGTATTAAAATTCTCTACCCTGAAGAAGCGAGCAATTTGGATATCTATTATGAGATTGTGAAAATGGCGAGTGATGCGAAAAACGATCTTTTGCTCGTGACATACGCTGAGGCAAGCCTTGAGATGCAAAAGAAGTTTAAATCCACAGCGCTTAGTCCAACCTTGGAGTTTAGCTATATGGATGCGCTAAAGCGTCTAGGACGTGATGAAGAGGCGTTACGTATCGCAGAGTCGCTTCTTCCTCAAAACTTAACGCCTAAAGATAGAATACGACTCTTCTATCAAGCAGGAGAGCTCAGTTTAAAATTGCAAAATACGGTTAAAGCCAAATCCTATTTTACGCAATGTGTTGCTATTAACGATAACAGCTCATGGAAAAACATCTGCCAACAAAATCTTGATTTAATGCCTTAA
- a CDS encoding aldehyde dehydrogenase family protein — protein sequence MKIIDQNYINGEFKTIDSSKRLTLKNPTTEEDIAQIYLSTPAEMDEAIHCAATTFESFSQTSIDTRMDILQRIHDELHKYEEELIDLAVLEFGATITTTRRRTKNAINLFLAIKEELKSYDFIKKDDYSITIKEGVGVIGVIIPWNANLAHLCSNIAPAIALGCTLVIKPSEFNALETQAFLECLHRANIPKGVVNVVHGTGEVVGEILTKHPLVNAISFIGSTKTGKRIFENCSKTIKRMTLELGGKSPTVLLEDANLAEVIPHVLSSAYSNSGQACHAGSRLLVPKAKVNEVKRLLLETIQKLKIGDPKNEETKIGPMINQTQFNTVQDYIKSGIEEGAQLLCGGLGRVQEFEKGYFVKPTVFICQDQTLKIVQEEIFGPVLCVLPYESEQEALNMANDTLFGLSAYVFSSDETKAYEFAKQIRSGRVLINTAASKAKNPPFGGMKQSGLGRMGGRYSMDAFCEIKSILF from the coding sequence ATGAAAATAATCGACCAGAACTATATCAACGGCGAATTTAAAACAATTGATTCGAGCAAACGGTTAACGCTGAAAAATCCTACAACCGAAGAGGATATCGCTCAAATTTATTTAAGCACACCAGCCGAAATGGATGAAGCCATTCACTGTGCCGCCACAACCTTTGAATCGTTTTCACAAACATCGATTGATACTCGAATGGATATTTTACAACGTATTCATGATGAACTCCACAAATATGAAGAAGAACTCATTGACTTAGCCGTTTTAGAATTTGGCGCGACGATTACCACGACGCGCAGACGAACCAAAAATGCGATTAATCTCTTTTTAGCGATCAAAGAAGAGCTCAAAAGCTACGATTTTATCAAAAAAGATGACTACTCCATAACAATCAAAGAGGGTGTGGGAGTTATTGGCGTGATCATTCCGTGGAATGCCAATCTAGCGCATTTATGTAGCAATATCGCCCCAGCCATCGCACTTGGATGCACATTGGTGATCAAACCCAGTGAATTTAATGCCCTTGAAACCCAAGCGTTTTTAGAGTGTCTACACCGAGCCAACATTCCCAAAGGCGTTGTCAATGTCGTTCATGGCACAGGAGAAGTAGTTGGTGAAATTTTAACAAAACACCCACTTGTCAATGCAATTTCGTTTATTGGCAGTACCAAAACGGGTAAAAGAATCTTTGAAAACTGCTCTAAAACCATTAAACGCATGACCCTCGAACTGGGTGGAAAATCCCCAACGGTTCTTTTAGAAGATGCGAATTTGGCAGAGGTCATTCCCCATGTGTTAAGCAGTGCCTATAGCAATAGCGGACAAGCGTGCCATGCTGGCAGTAGACTTTTAGTCCCTAAAGCAAAAGTGAACGAGGTCAAACGGCTACTCCTCGAAACGATCCAAAAACTTAAAATCGGCGATCCAAAAAACGAAGAGACAAAGATTGGTCCGATGATCAACCAAACCCAATTTAATACGGTGCAAGACTACATCAAAAGTGGTATTGAAGAAGGGGCACAGCTTTTGTGCGGTGGGCTTGGAAGGGTTCAAGAATTTGAGAAAGGCTATTTTGTCAAACCAACCGTTTTTATCTGTCAAGATCAAACATTGAAAATCGTGCAAGAAGAGATCTTTGGTCCCGTTTTATGCGTTCTACCTTACGAGAGTGAGCAAGAAGCACTCAACATGGCAAACGACACTCTTTTTGGGCTCTCTGCATATGTCTTTTCAAGCGATGAAACGAAGGCGTATGAATTTGCCAAACAGATACGAAGCGGAAGAGTTTTGATCAATACTGCGGCATCAAAGGCAAAAAACCCTCCCTTTGGTGGCATGAAACAATCAGGTCTAGGAAGAATGGGCGGACGCTATTCCATGGATGCTTTTTGCGAGATCAAGTCTATATTGTTTTAA
- a CDS encoding DUF6115 domain-containing protein codes for MSIETLAFIALAALVVIIFLMVYIRDIEVNKKLMIYEKSIEELNYQNHVLNKTLNELTSASKEPALDAKALESKILGSVKEEIHQSVFPLVASLQDVEKIMQNFRDEQSGRIDRLESRTKEMGFASSSPSSSNEKVIVSQYAKGRSEAEIAKDLRIGIGEVDLVLKLANLK; via the coding sequence GTGAGTATTGAAACCCTCGCCTTTATAGCATTAGCAGCCCTTGTGGTGATCATTTTTTTAATGGTTTATATTCGCGATATCGAGGTCAATAAAAAACTGATGATTTATGAGAAAAGTATCGAAGAGCTGAACTACCAAAATCATGTGCTCAATAAGACATTAAACGAACTCACCTCCGCCTCTAAAGAGCCTGCCTTGGATGCTAAGGCGTTGGAGAGTAAGATACTTGGAAGTGTAAAAGAGGAGATCCATCAAAGCGTGTTTCCACTGGTGGCTTCCCTCCAAGATGTTGAAAAAATTATGCAAAATTTCAGAGATGAGCAAAGTGGTCGCATTGATCGCTTGGAGAGCCGTACCAAAGAGATGGGATTTGCCTCCTCTTCGCCTTCAAGCTCGAATGAAAAAGTGATCGTTTCTCAGTACGCGAAAGGCAGAAGCGAAGCCGAGATTGCCAAAGATTTACGTATTGGCATTGGTGAAGTTGATCTTGTGTTGAAATTGGCAAATTTAAAATAA
- the mqnP gene encoding menaquinone biosynthesis prenyltransferase MqnP, translated as MQQLWLKLKDISDLIVFKHSVFALPFIFVAMIVSSKAQSGTVWFGFKLLIFGLLAAVSARNFAMAFNRYADRDIDKYNPRTANRPSVDGRIGTFNMQLFIALNAIVFIVVAYLINDLAFYLSIPILIILGGYSLFKRFSPYAHLVLGVSLGLAPIAGVVAIQESIPLWSILLSIGVMYWVAGFDLLYSLQDMEYDKANGLFSIPSRFGQEATFFISRLFHAQTVLFWFLFVLSADLGFLAYVGVLVSAIVLFFEHRIVLKDFSKIDRAFFTLNGYLGIIFFALIFLDRI; from the coding sequence TTGCAACAACTCTGGCTCAAACTCAAAGATATTAGTGATTTGATCGTCTTTAAACACTCCGTTTTCGCACTCCCTTTTATTTTCGTGGCGATGATTGTCTCCTCCAAAGCGCAAAGTGGTACCGTCTGGTTTGGATTTAAACTGTTAATTTTTGGACTTTTAGCCGCTGTAAGTGCGCGTAATTTTGCGATGGCATTTAACCGCTATGCCGATCGCGATATTGATAAGTACAATCCACGAACCGCCAATCGCCCGAGTGTCGATGGACGCATTGGTACGTTCAATATGCAGCTTTTTATTGCGCTCAATGCTATTGTTTTTATTGTCGTCGCGTATCTTATTAATGATCTTGCTTTTTATCTCAGCATTCCAATTTTGATTATTTTGGGTGGTTATTCCCTGTTTAAACGTTTTTCACCGTATGCACATTTGGTACTTGGGGTTTCGCTTGGATTGGCACCTATTGCGGGCGTTGTAGCGATTCAAGAATCCATTCCGTTGTGGTCGATTTTACTCTCCATTGGGGTGATGTACTGGGTGGCAGGGTTTGATCTGCTTTACTCCTTGCAAGATATGGAGTATGATAAAGCCAATGGACTTTTCTCGATTCCTTCGCGCTTTGGTCAAGAGGCGACTTTTTTTATCTCACGGCTGTTTCATGCCCAAACGGTACTGTTTTGGTTTCTATTTGTGCTCAGCGCTGATCTTGGATTTTTGGCGTATGTGGGTGTTTTAGTCTCTGCGATTGTGCTCTTTTTTGAACACCGCATTGTGCTCAAAGATTTTTCCAAAATTGATCGCGCTTTTTTCACGCTCAATGGCTATTTGGGAATCATCTTTTTTGCCTTGATCTTTTTAGATAGGATCTAA
- the miaA gene encoding tRNA (adenosine(37)-N6)-dimethylallyltransferase MiaA, with amino-acid sequence MKTIAILGPTASGKTALSIELALKYNAHIVSLDSLSIYKEINIASAKPTLEERQGIKHFGMDVLLPSEHFDVTMFFDLFKEAEQEALREGKNLIIVGGTGFYLKAMMEGLSTKPEISLHVKEKIEQHLLDLEASYALINAQDEAFASKIASNDRYRIEKWLEIFFTTGEIPSAYLLHAKQAPLIKEVALFEIDTPREILAQRIALRTQNMLTQGLVDEVFGLEKRYSRAPQCMKAIGIKEVLDYFDGKLTFNALSERISFNTIHLSKRQRTFNASQFPPHPKGDVNNLFGAIEAHFKS; translated from the coding sequence TTGAAAACCATCGCTATTTTAGGACCAACGGCTTCAGGTAAAACAGCACTTTCCATCGAATTAGCACTGAAGTATAACGCACATATTGTATCGCTTGATTCGCTCAGCATCTATAAAGAGATCAATATTGCTTCTGCAAAACCCACCCTTGAGGAGCGACAAGGCATAAAGCATTTTGGGATGGATGTTCTTTTGCCCAGCGAGCATTTTGATGTCACGATGTTTTTTGACCTCTTTAAAGAAGCCGAGCAAGAAGCCCTGCGTGAGGGGAAAAACCTGATCATCGTAGGTGGTACAGGTTTTTACCTCAAAGCGATGATGGAAGGACTCAGTACCAAACCAGAAATATCTTTACATGTAAAAGAAAAAATTGAGCAACACTTGTTGGATTTAGAGGCATCGTATGCACTCATAAACGCGCAAGATGAGGCTTTTGCGAGTAAAATTGCGTCCAATGATCGTTACCGCATCGAAAAATGGTTAGAGATCTTTTTCACGACAGGGGAAATCCCCTCAGCCTATCTTTTGCATGCCAAACAAGCGCCTCTCATTAAAGAGGTTGCCCTGTTTGAAATTGATACGCCACGAGAAATTCTTGCGCAAAGAATTGCACTGCGCACGCAGAACATGCTCACACAAGGTTTGGTGGATGAAGTCTTTGGACTGGAAAAACGGTACAGCAGAGCGCCGCAATGTATGAAAGCGATTGGCATCAAAGAGGTATTGGATTATTTCGATGGTAAATTGACGTTTAATGCTCTTAGCGAGCGCATTAGTTTCAATACGATTCATTTATCCAAGCGCCAACGCACGTTCAATGCTTCGCAATTTCCACCGCACCCAAAAGGCGATGTGAATAATCTTTTTGGCGCTATTGAAGCACATTTCAAATCTTAA
- a CDS encoding CZB domain-containing protein: MAKIDHVVYKTNAYSAVLNEKPDTAFSDHETCRLGKWYKEPTTQQRFGSTKSYPMLHEPHKAVHHAVLENMQLLKNGYTSETISHFINNFKKMEDASTSLFTLLDSMIQESSSECRATKK; this comes from the coding sequence TTGGCGAAGATCGATCATGTTGTCTACAAAACCAATGCTTACTCTGCCGTTCTCAATGAAAAACCCGATACAGCATTTTCAGACCATGAGACATGTAGGCTTGGAAAGTGGTACAAAGAGCCTACGACTCAACAGCGCTTTGGCAGTACCAAATCGTATCCGATGCTTCATGAACCTCACAAAGCAGTGCATCACGCTGTGCTTGAAAATATGCAACTGCTTAAAAATGGGTATACGAGTGAGACGATTTCACACTTCATTAACAATTTTAAAAAGATGGAAGATGCGAGTACCAGCCTCTTTACTCTTTTAGATTCGATGATACAAGAATCTTCTTCAGAGTGCCGTGCTACGAAGAAATAA
- the moaA gene encoding GTP 3',8-cyclase MoaA, with product MLVDGFGRNVTYLRVSVTERCNFRCQYCMPEKPFSWVPKENLLSFEELFLFVKVAIDEGITKIRITGGEPLLRTDLDKFIAMINQHKSGLDLALTTNGFLLKDAAQKLKNAGLQRVNISLDSLKPEVASKMAQKDVLAKVQAGIEEALKVGLNVKINMVPIKGINADEVLDVLEYAKARGMSIRFIEYMENTHAKEQLKGLSGDEVQALIAQRYHFKAIGRVGPSPAHLFELDDGYVFGIIDPHKHDFCEDCNRIRLTAEGMLIPCLYFDEAMSIKDAVHKGDVAAAAEVLKEVLRNKPEKNKWSDDDQNETSSRAFYETGG from the coding sequence ATGTTAGTGGATGGATTTGGAAGAAACGTCACTTATTTAAGGGTTTCCGTAACGGAGAGGTGTAATTTTAGGTGTCAGTATTGTATGCCTGAAAAGCCCTTTTCATGGGTGCCTAAAGAGAATTTACTGAGCTTTGAAGAACTTTTTTTATTTGTAAAAGTTGCCATTGATGAGGGGATCACCAAGATCAGAATCACTGGAGGCGAGCCTCTTTTAAGAACCGATTTAGATAAATTTATCGCCATGATCAATCAGCACAAGAGTGGATTGGATTTAGCGCTCACGACCAACGGTTTTTTACTCAAAGATGCGGCGCAAAAACTCAAAAATGCTGGACTTCAACGCGTTAATATCTCATTGGATAGCCTAAAGCCTGAGGTCGCCAGCAAAATGGCGCAAAAAGATGTCTTAGCTAAAGTGCAAGCCGGCATTGAAGAAGCACTCAAAGTGGGACTCAATGTTAAAATTAACATGGTGCCCATTAAAGGCATTAACGCTGATGAGGTTTTGGATGTGCTCGAATATGCGAAAGCTCGTGGTATGTCGATTCGCTTTATCGAATACATGGAAAATACCCATGCCAAAGAGCAACTCAAAGGTTTGAGTGGCGATGAGGTGCAAGCACTGATCGCGCAACGATACCATTTTAAAGCCATTGGTCGTGTGGGACCAAGTCCTGCGCATCTTTTTGAGCTGGATGATGGGTATGTTTTTGGTATTATTGATCCGCATAAGCACGATTTTTGTGAGGATTGTAACCGCATTCGCCTCACCGCTGAGGGCATGCTCATTCCCTGTCTTTATTTTGATGAAGCGATGAGCATCAAAGACGCGGTGCATAAAGGCGATGTTGCCGCAGCGGCTGAGGTTTTAAAAGAGGTGTTACGCAATAAACCTGAAAAGAATAAATGGAGCGATGATGATCAAAATGAGACCTCTTCGCGCGCCTTTTACGAAACGGGTGGGTGA
- a CDS encoding molybdopterin molybdotransferase MoeA — protein MPISYQEALQIIQTQIQPLHVNQTLPLLKAINRISSSDVYAKFALPKHPMSLKEGYGIAFELHTMTYTLLNPPYPTPIPLGYGVRLSTGESIPEGADTIIAEEDVLLDQNECIKIPLHVSQSQHIKKEGEDIAKGELLLKKYERISAQKITALSAQGIAKVQAVQKPTVSILSIGSQLASGEIHNSNAMSLAARVVELGGKVGEIVICEEDDATILKALQEFVGKADCVITTGALSRHDAMRHLLETKALQPLFHQVRITPAKPSALTLFENTPILHLPGLPLGCMLGFEMLGVPLLRHLQHRPCIIPDFITCINQKRLTCKDNSMSAIPGYSDGRHFVCAPYYEAGRLNILSQCNGYTLSEGKESIEEGEEIPFFYFTHPPVS, from the coding sequence ATGCCTATTTCGTACCAAGAAGCGCTTCAGATTATTCAAACACAAATTCAACCTTTACATGTAAACCAAACATTGCCTCTTTTAAAAGCGATTAACCGTATTTCCAGTAGCGATGTTTACGCCAAATTTGCACTACCCAAACACCCAATGAGCCTCAAAGAAGGCTATGGCATCGCATTTGAGCTACATACCATGACTTACACACTGTTAAATCCACCCTATCCTACGCCCATTCCTTTGGGGTACGGTGTTAGGCTTTCCACGGGGGAGAGTATTCCCGAAGGTGCCGATACGATTATTGCGGAAGAAGATGTCCTTCTTGACCAAAATGAGTGCATCAAAATTCCTTTACATGTAAGCCAATCTCAACACATCAAAAAAGAGGGTGAAGACATTGCTAAAGGCGAATTACTGCTGAAAAAATATGAGCGTATCAGTGCGCAAAAAATCACAGCCCTCTCAGCCCAAGGCATTGCTAAAGTCCAAGCGGTACAAAAGCCAACGGTAAGTATTTTGAGCATTGGCTCTCAACTCGCCTCAGGTGAAATCCACAACTCCAATGCGATGAGTTTAGCCGCACGGGTCGTCGAATTAGGGGGGAAAGTTGGTGAGATTGTTATTTGCGAAGAGGATGATGCTACGATTTTAAAGGCATTGCAAGAATTCGTTGGCAAAGCAGATTGCGTCATTACAACAGGAGCACTGAGTCGTCACGATGCGATGCGCCATCTCTTGGAGACCAAAGCACTTCAACCTCTTTTTCACCAAGTCCGCATTACGCCTGCCAAACCAAGTGCACTAACGCTTTTTGAAAACACACCTATTTTACATCTTCCTGGGCTTCCATTGGGGTGCATGTTGGGATTTGAGATGTTGGGCGTTCCACTGCTTCGACACCTGCAACATCGACCGTGCATTATTCCTGATTTTATCACCTGCATCAACCAAAAACGCCTTACATGTAAAGATAATTCGATGAGTGCGATTCCAGGCTACAGCGATGGAAGACACTTTGTCTGCGCTCCCTATTACGAGGCAGGACGGCTTAATATCCTCAGTCAGTGCAATGGGTATACCTTAAGCGAAGGCAAAGAGAGTATCGAAGAAGGCGAAGAGATCCCCTTCTTCTACTTTACTCACCCACCCGTTTCGTAA